The Streptomyces europaeiscabiei genome window below encodes:
- a CDS encoding ABC transporter permease → MTATTTAITHTPTRPAAVKGSATAVLKAEARLFLREPASLFWILAFPTVLLCILGSIPSFREPSADPNGLRPVDLYVPVAVLLAMIMSGIQAMPPVLTGYRERGILRRMSTTPVRPGALIGAQIVLHGAAVVLSASLALAVGRIVFDVALPRQSAGYLVAFVLAALATLAIGGTVSAVSRTTKITQAVGSVVFFPVMFTSGVWLPVSTMPDALQRIVELTPLGAAAQALDAAAAGDWPGWTHLGVTALWAVLLMAAARRWFKWE, encoded by the coding sequence ATGACCGCCACCACCACCGCCATCACCCACACCCCCACCCGCCCCGCCGCCGTCAAGGGCAGTGCCACCGCCGTCCTCAAGGCCGAGGCGCGGCTCTTCCTGCGGGAGCCCGCCTCCCTCTTCTGGATCCTCGCCTTCCCCACGGTGCTGCTGTGCATCCTGGGCTCCATCCCGTCCTTCCGGGAGCCGTCGGCCGATCCGAACGGCCTGCGCCCGGTGGACCTGTACGTCCCCGTCGCCGTTCTGCTCGCCATGATCATGTCCGGCATCCAGGCCATGCCGCCCGTCCTGACCGGCTACCGCGAGCGGGGCATCCTGCGCCGCATGTCCACCACACCCGTGCGGCCGGGCGCCCTCATCGGCGCACAGATCGTGCTGCACGGCGCCGCCGTGGTGCTCTCCGCCTCGCTCGCCCTCGCGGTGGGCCGGATCGTGTTCGACGTGGCTCTGCCCCGCCAGTCGGCCGGGTACCTGGTGGCCTTCGTACTCGCCGCACTGGCCACCTTGGCGATCGGCGGCACCGTCTCCGCCGTCAGCCGGACAACGAAGATCACCCAGGCGGTAGGGTCCGTGGTGTTCTTCCCTGTCATGTTCACCAGCGGTGTCTGGCTGCCCGTCTCGACGATGCCTGACGCCCTCCAGCGCATCGTGGAACTCACCCCTCTGGGCGCCGCCGCACAGGCCCTCGACGCGGCCGCCGCAGGGGACTGGCCCGGCTGGACGCACCTCGGGGTCACGGCGCTGTGGGCGGTACTGCTGATGGCCGCGGCCCGGCGCTGGTTCAAGTGGGAGTAG
- a CDS encoding sensor histidine kinase: MRTTAEGGVTKTAEGGVAATAEGGVAATVEERWAQFFRYGPYALLGLATLIGAAAAGAVMTAREMYVAGGLVLASLALQAWWTRAVPRLLEAQYPEASADSGIQAGPLVCAAEADLGIHGRVLPGGTASGYVYFTLRTALAFALTWLNPFFAIYACLGYFEAARLLSPRAARIGLVVTAVTMAGSQSGGLPPASSMNWVAFGALFLMNAVLVTVITHLEAKEAEKAKERAEKVKERAETITALEKALAENAALHTQLVIQAREAGVADERHRLAAEIHDTIAQGLAGIITQLQVVASAADPDVAREHLGRAQALARQSLGEARRSVHNLSPAALEHDTLPVALRKTVAEWSERTGVSARFTVTGTEEPLHEEVAATLLRIAQEALANAADHADAARAGVTLSYMGDEVTLDIRDDGLGFDPLAVPPRTRIGGFGLDGMRARAQRIAGTLAVESEAGQGTAISARVPLVRHD; encoded by the coding sequence ATGAGGACGACGGCCGAGGGAGGCGTCACGAAGACGGCCGAGGGAGGCGTCGCGGCGACGGCTGAGGGAGGCGTCGCGGCGACGGTCGAGGAACGCTGGGCGCAGTTCTTCCGGTACGGCCCGTACGCCCTGCTGGGCCTGGCCACGCTCATCGGGGCCGCGGCCGCCGGTGCGGTGATGACCGCGCGGGAGATGTACGTCGCGGGGGGCCTGGTCCTCGCCTCGCTGGCCCTCCAGGCGTGGTGGACGCGGGCGGTGCCGCGGCTGCTGGAGGCGCAGTACCCGGAGGCCTCCGCCGACAGCGGCATCCAGGCCGGGCCCCTCGTCTGCGCGGCGGAAGCCGACCTGGGCATCCATGGCCGGGTGCTGCCCGGGGGCACCGCCTCGGGGTACGTCTACTTCACACTGCGCACCGCCCTCGCCTTCGCCCTCACCTGGCTCAACCCCTTCTTCGCGATCTACGCGTGCCTCGGCTACTTCGAGGCCGCGCGCCTGCTGTCGCCGCGTGCCGCCCGGATCGGGCTCGTGGTCACCGCCGTCACCATGGCGGGGTCCCAGTCCGGCGGACTGCCGCCCGCCTCGTCGATGAACTGGGTCGCCTTCGGTGCGCTGTTCCTCATGAACGCGGTGCTCGTCACCGTCATCACGCACCTGGAGGCCAAGGAGGCCGAGAAGGCCAAGGAGCGTGCCGAGAAGGTCAAGGAGCGTGCCGAGACCATCACCGCCCTGGAGAAGGCGCTCGCCGAGAACGCCGCCCTGCACACCCAACTCGTCATCCAGGCACGGGAGGCGGGCGTGGCCGACGAACGCCACCGCCTCGCCGCCGAGATCCACGACACCATCGCCCAGGGACTGGCCGGCATCATCACCCAGCTCCAGGTGGTCGCCTCCGCCGCCGATCCGGACGTGGCCCGCGAGCATCTGGGCCGCGCGCAGGCGCTGGCCCGCCAGTCCCTGGGCGAGGCCCGGCGCTCCGTGCACAACCTCTCTCCGGCCGCCCTGGAGCACGACACGCTCCCCGTGGCTCTGCGGAAGACCGTCGCCGAGTGGTCCGAACGCACCGGTGTCAGTGCCCGGTTCACGGTCACCGGCACCGAGGAACCACTGCACGAAGAGGTCGCCGCCACCCTTCTGCGGATCGCCCAGGAAGCCCTCGCCAACGCGGCCGATCACGCCGACGCCGCCCGCGCGGGCGTGACGCTCTCCTACATGGGCGACGAGGTCACCTTGGACATACGGGACGACGGGCTCGGCTTCGACCCCCTCGCCGTACCGCCGCGCACGCGCATCGGCGGCTTCGGCCTCGACGGGATGCGCGCCCGTGCCCAACGCATCGCGGGCACCCTCGCCGTCGAGTCGGAAGCCGGGCAGGGCACCGCGATCAGTGCTCGCGTACCGTTGGTACGCCATGACTGA
- a CDS encoding response regulator has translation MTDRVITLLIVDDHPVVRDGLRGMFASDPDFDVLGEAAGGVEGVELALRLDPDVVLMDLRMPAGNGVKAIAELTRRGARAKVLVLTTYDTDADTIPAIEAGATGYLLKDAPRDELFAAVRAAAEGRTVLSPAIASRLVSAVRKPTVPASQALSAREREVLELVAKGTSNREIARELFISEATVKTHLTHLYGKLAVKDRAAAVAAAYDRGILG, from the coding sequence ATGACTGACCGCGTCATCACCCTGCTGATCGTCGACGACCACCCGGTCGTACGGGACGGTCTGCGCGGCATGTTCGCCTCCGATCCCGACTTCGACGTCCTCGGCGAGGCGGCGGGCGGCGTCGAGGGAGTCGAACTCGCCCTGCGCCTCGACCCGGATGTCGTCCTCATGGACCTGCGCATGCCCGCCGGCAACGGGGTGAAGGCGATCGCCGAGCTCACCCGGCGAGGCGCCCGCGCCAAGGTCCTCGTTCTCACCACGTACGACACCGACGCCGACACGATCCCCGCGATCGAGGCGGGCGCCACCGGCTATCTCCTCAAGGACGCGCCCCGTGACGAGCTGTTCGCGGCGGTCCGTGCCGCCGCGGAGGGGCGCACCGTCCTCTCGCCCGCCATCGCGTCCCGCCTGGTCTCCGCCGTCAGGAAGCCCACCGTGCCCGCGAGCCAGGCTCTCTCGGCCCGCGAACGGGAGGTGCTCGAACTGGTCGCCAAAGGCACGTCGAACCGCGAGATCGCCCGAGAACTCTTCATCAGCGAGGCGACGGTCAAGACCCACCTGACCCACCTGTACGGCAAGTTGGCCGTGAAGGACCGCGCGGCCGCGGTGGCGGCGGCCTACGACCGCGGCATCCTCGGGTGA
- a CDS encoding intradiol ring-cleavage dioxygenase produces the protein MSTASSSNGHSHGHDHHHDDEFDRGLSYDLPVFARRRMIRLLAGASMVPLVAACSTDDSSSGAASDASSSGSSSSGTSGSDCEVIPTETAGPYPGDGSNGPNVLKESGVVRRDITKSFGSSSGVAEGIPLTITLTVVDQSSGCDSPKEGAAVYLWHCDREGRYSLYSDGVTEENYLRGVQETDDKGQVTFTSIFPACYTGRWPHIHFEVYGSLDDATAAQNITATSQLAFPKDVCDTVYATDGYSQSVQNLGQLSLETDNIFSDGYDQQLATLEGSTDKGYTATLTVPV, from the coding sequence ATGAGCACAGCGAGCAGCAGCAACGGCCACAGCCACGGGCACGACCACCACCACGACGACGAGTTCGACAGAGGGCTCTCCTACGACCTCCCCGTGTTCGCCCGCCGCCGCATGATCAGACTGCTGGCCGGCGCGAGCATGGTCCCGCTGGTGGCGGCCTGTTCCACGGACGACTCCAGCAGCGGTGCCGCGTCGGACGCGTCCTCCTCCGGTTCGTCCTCGTCCGGCACCTCCGGCTCGGACTGCGAGGTCATTCCGACCGAGACGGCCGGCCCGTACCCCGGTGACGGCTCGAACGGCCCGAACGTCCTCAAGGAGAGCGGTGTCGTCCGGCGCGACATCACGAAGAGCTTCGGCTCGTCCAGCGGTGTCGCCGAAGGCATCCCGCTGACGATCACGCTGACGGTCGTCGACCAGTCCTCCGGCTGCGACTCCCCGAAGGAGGGCGCGGCCGTCTACCTGTGGCACTGCGACCGGGAGGGCAGGTACTCCCTCTACTCCGACGGCGTCACCGAGGAGAACTACCTGCGCGGCGTCCAGGAGACCGACGACAAGGGCCAGGTCACCTTCACGTCGATCTTCCCCGCCTGCTACACGGGCCGCTGGCCGCACATCCACTTCGAGGTGTACGGCAGCCTGGACGACGCCACCGCGGCCCAGAACATCACCGCCACCTCGCAACTCGCCTTCCCCAAGGACGTCTGCGACACCGTGTACGCGACGGACGGGTACAGCCAGAGCGTGCAGAACCTCGGCCAGCTCTCCCTGGAGACCGACAACATCTTCAGCGACGGCTACGACCAGCAGCTCGCCACCCTTGAGGGCAGCACCGACAAGGGCTACACGGCCACCCTCACCGTCCCGGTGTAA
- a CDS encoding DinB family protein, whose protein sequence is MTDDNRTGPPHFGTERETLRAFLDYHRATLAMKCEGLTDEELRGRSMPPSTLSLLGLVRHLAEVERAWFRRAFEDHDAPMVWSKEIDFQAAYDVGASTRTEAFGAWEAEVETSRRIEREADSLDLAGYQPRWGEEVSLRMVMVHVLLEYGRHNGHADFLREGVDGTVGA, encoded by the coding sequence GTGACCGACGACAACCGCACAGGACCGCCCCACTTCGGCACCGAACGCGAGACGCTCCGCGCCTTTCTCGACTACCACCGCGCGACGCTCGCCATGAAGTGCGAGGGCCTCACGGACGAGGAACTCCGCGGCCGGTCGATGCCCCCGTCGACCCTCTCGCTGCTGGGCCTCGTAAGACACCTGGCGGAGGTGGAACGGGCCTGGTTCCGCCGGGCCTTCGAGGACCACGACGCCCCCATGGTGTGGTCGAAGGAGATCGACTTCCAGGCCGCGTACGACGTGGGCGCCTCGACGCGGACGGAGGCGTTCGGCGCGTGGGAGGCGGAGGTGGAGACCTCACGCCGTATCGAACGGGAGGCGGACTCCCTGGACCTCGCCGGTTACCAGCCGAGGTGGGGCGAGGAGGTCTCGCTGCGGATGGTGATGGTGCACGTGCTGCTGGAGTACGGCCGCCACAACGGCCACGCGGACTTCTTGCGGGAGGGGGTGGACGGGACGGTCGGGGCGTGA
- a CDS encoding MMPL family transporter, which produces MATFLYKMGRLAFRRRHFVALVWVALLTLAGVGAASAPAAGSSSFSIPGTEAQKAFDLLEQRYPGMSADGATARVVFKAPEGEKMADAANKAAVEKTVKELGDGSEVASVSDPFTTRAVSRDGTIAYASVTYKVPAMELKDSSKEALETTALKAQDAGLTVEMGGDALQAEPETAVTGEIIGLALAAVVLVVTLGSLVAAGLPLLTAIIGVGIGVSTITALAKALDLGDTTSTLALMIGLAVGIDYALFIVSRYRSELAEGREREEAVGRAVGTAGSAVVFAGLTVVIALAGLAVVNVPMLTKMGLAAAGTVVIAVLIALTMVPALLGYAGRKVRPAGEKGKGKLLGRGKAKNSAEDHAVALTKDSAVASTTESANDSATESAVVKPGMGTRWASFVVRRPVAVLLFGVVGLGAIALPATQLELGLPDDGSQATSTTQRRAYDLLSEGFGPGFNGPLMVVVDAKDSASPQKAATAVTDGIKGLEDVVTVTPATFNKAGDTAMITVIPKSKPSSTQTEDLVHTIRDAGAGVTADTDAKVLVTGATAMNIDFSQKLTDALLPYLALVVGLAFLLLIVIFRSILVPLKAALGFLLSVLAALGAVVAVFQWGWLAGLIGVEETGPIMSMMPIFMVGVVFGLAMDYEVFLVTRIREAYVHGENPNQAVVTGFRYSGRVVAAAAAIMMAVFAGFIGSGESMIKMIGFGLAIAVFFDAFVVRMAIVPAVLVLLGDKAWWLPKWLDRALPNVDVEGEGLRAHDDAAKNPAEDDEDRELVRA; this is translated from the coding sequence GTGGCCACATTCCTCTACAAAATGGGTCGACTCGCCTTCCGGCGACGACACTTCGTAGCCCTCGTCTGGGTGGCACTGCTGACGCTCGCGGGCGTCGGCGCCGCCTCCGCGCCCGCCGCGGGCTCGTCCTCCTTCTCCATCCCCGGTACCGAGGCCCAGAAGGCCTTCGACCTGCTGGAGCAGCGCTATCCCGGTATGAGCGCCGACGGCGCCACCGCCCGGGTCGTCTTCAAGGCGCCCGAGGGCGAGAAGATGGCCGACGCCGCCAACAAGGCGGCCGTCGAGAAGACCGTCAAGGAACTGGGCGACGGCTCCGAAGTCGCCTCCGTCAGCGACCCGTTCACCACCAGGGCGGTCAGCCGGGACGGCACGATCGCCTATGCCTCGGTGACGTACAAGGTCCCGGCCATGGAGCTGAAGGACTCCTCCAAGGAGGCTCTGGAGACCACCGCGCTCAAGGCGCAGGACGCCGGGCTGACGGTCGAGATGGGCGGTGACGCCCTGCAGGCCGAGCCCGAGACGGCGGTCACCGGCGAGATCATCGGCCTCGCCCTCGCGGCGGTCGTCCTCGTCGTCACCCTGGGCTCGCTCGTCGCGGCCGGGCTGCCGCTGCTGACGGCGATCATCGGCGTGGGCATCGGCGTCTCCACCATCACCGCCCTCGCCAAGGCGCTCGACCTCGGCGACACCACCTCCACCCTCGCCCTGATGATCGGTCTCGCGGTCGGTATCGACTACGCGCTGTTCATCGTCTCCCGCTACCGGTCCGAACTGGCCGAGGGCCGGGAACGCGAGGAAGCGGTCGGCCGGGCCGTCGGCACCGCCGGCTCGGCGGTGGTCTTCGCGGGGCTCACGGTCGTGATCGCGCTGGCCGGCCTCGCGGTCGTCAACGTCCCGATGCTGACCAAGATGGGTCTCGCGGCGGCGGGCACGGTCGTCATCGCGGTCCTCATCGCCCTCACCATGGTCCCGGCGCTGCTCGGCTACGCGGGCCGCAAGGTCCGGCCGGCCGGTGAGAAGGGCAAGGGCAAGCTGCTCGGACGCGGCAAGGCGAAGAACTCCGCCGAGGACCACGCCGTGGCCCTGACCAAGGACTCCGCCGTGGCCTCGACCACGGAGTCCGCCAATGACTCCGCCACGGAATCCGCCGTGGTCAAGCCCGGCATGGGCACCCGCTGGGCGAGCTTCGTCGTCCGTCGTCCGGTCGCCGTGCTGCTGTTCGGCGTGGTCGGCCTGGGCGCGATCGCGCTCCCGGCCACCCAGCTCGAACTGGGCCTGCCCGACGACGGTTCGCAGGCGACGTCCACCACGCAGCGACGGGCGTACGACCTGCTGTCCGAAGGCTTCGGGCCCGGCTTCAACGGCCCCCTGATGGTCGTCGTCGACGCCAAGGACAGCGCGTCCCCGCAGAAGGCCGCCACCGCGGTGACCGACGGGATCAAGGGGCTCGAGGACGTCGTGACGGTGACCCCCGCGACGTTCAACAAGGCCGGCGACACCGCGATGATCACGGTGATCCCGAAGTCCAAGCCGTCCTCGACGCAGACCGAGGACCTGGTGCACACCATCCGTGACGCGGGCGCCGGCGTGACGGCGGACACGGACGCGAAGGTGCTGGTCACCGGTGCCACGGCGATGAACATCGACTTCTCGCAGAAGCTCACCGACGCGCTGCTCCCGTACCTGGCGCTGGTGGTGGGGCTCGCCTTCCTCCTGCTGATCGTGATCTTCCGGTCGATCCTGGTTCCGCTGAAGGCGGCCCTCGGCTTCCTGCTCAGCGTGCTGGCCGCGCTCGGTGCCGTGGTCGCGGTCTTCCAGTGGGGCTGGCTGGCGGGACTCATCGGCGTCGAGGAGACCGGCCCGATCATGTCGATGATGCCGATCTTCATGGTGGGTGTGGTCTTCGGCCTGGCGATGGACTACGAGGTGTTCCTCGTGACCCGCATACGTGAGGCGTACGTCCACGGTGAGAACCCGAACCAGGCCGTGGTGACCGGCTTCAGGTACAGCGGCCGGGTGGTCGCGGCCGCCGCGGCGATCATGATGGCCGTCTTCGCCGGCTTCATCGGCTCCGGCGAGTCGATGATCAAGATGATCGGCTTCGGCCTGGCCATCGCCGTCTTCTTCGACGCGTTCGTCGTCCGCATGGCCATCGTCCCGGCCGTCCTCGTTCTCCTGGGCGACAAGGCCTGGTGGCTGCCGAAGTGGCTCGACCGCGCCCTGCCGAACGTCGATGTCGAGGGTGAGGGCCTGCGGGCGCACGACGACGCCGCGAAGAACCCGGCCGAGGACGACGAGGACAGGGAACTGGTCCGCGCCTGA
- a CDS encoding TetR/AcrR family transcriptional regulator, with product MTETATVRRSRITPEREAELYAAVLDLLREVGYDALTMDAVATRTRSSKATLYRQWGGKAELVAKAIRQDKSIGEAGVDTGSLRGDLHAQARREDDCVMEQSSALMRGLAMAVHTNPELLEAFREFLIEPEMEEFRRVLQRAVDRGEVRPDNPALEFVMHMMFGAFLTRTLLEELPPTQAFLVSYIDAVVLPALGVPID from the coding sequence ATGACTGAGACCGCGACGGTGCGCCGCAGTCGGATCACGCCCGAGCGTGAGGCCGAGCTCTACGCGGCCGTCCTCGACCTGCTCCGGGAGGTCGGCTACGACGCCCTCACCATGGACGCCGTGGCCACCCGCACCCGGTCCAGCAAGGCCACCCTCTACCGCCAGTGGGGCGGCAAGGCCGAGCTGGTCGCGAAGGCGATCCGGCAGGACAAGTCGATCGGCGAGGCCGGTGTCGACACCGGGTCCCTGCGCGGAGACCTCCATGCCCAGGCGCGGCGCGAGGACGACTGTGTCATGGAGCAGAGCTCCGCGCTGATGCGTGGTCTGGCCATGGCGGTGCACACCAACCCCGAACTGCTAGAGGCGTTCCGCGAGTTCCTCATCGAACCGGAGATGGAGGAGTTCCGGCGGGTGCTGCAGCGCGCCGTGGACCGCGGTGAGGTCCGGCCGGACAACCCCGCGCTCGAATTCGTGATGCACATGATGTTCGGTGCCTTCCTCACCCGGACGCTGCTCGAAGAGCTGCCGCCGACCCAGGCCTTCCTCGTCTCGTACATCGACGCCGTGGTCCTCCCCGCCCTCGGCGTACCGATCGACTGA
- a CDS encoding S41 family peptidase, with product MDTGYLRFPHLSGDRLCFVAEDDLWLAPLDGSDRAWRLTVDRTKVAGPRFSPDGRHIAYTSWRSILPEIHLTPVDGGAPARRLTHWASPDTEVRGWTPPNKKGRSDILAVASHGEPFSYFTWAYKVRTDGDPGRKLPWGPVSDIQSAEIDGERRTLLLTGTPPHEPASWKRYRGGATGRLWLHGERLLAGLDGHLHSPMFVGGRIAFLSDHEGVGNLYSCAYDGSDLRRHTDHDAFYARHAASDGTRVVYQCAGDLWIVDDLAADAVPRRLDVRLGGALTGRRPYQVPAAQHVDGISVDETGRASAVVVRGSLYWLTHRDGPARTIADTPGVRVRLPEMLGSGGQVAYVTDVDGEDAIEIAHLPRTTGDREPRRLASGGLGRVLELVSDPRGERLAIAADDGRVLLLTVSDGATATSGTEESTGDSTGDSAEESTGDSAGNSAGEVTELITSLNGPVRDLAFSPDGAWLTWSHPGIGRTLRQIKMARMKDRIVVDVTNGRFEDENPVFTRDGRYLAFLSWRGFDPVYDVHTGDLSFPLGCRPYLVPLSSATPSPFALNPDGRPVAGGMDPTEDENTDGTVTVETEGLENRVTPFPVTASKYSALHPVAGGGLVWLRWPISGALGETFANPDDLTGRPTLEYFNINKAKKSELVEHLDWFAVSGDGSRLVVVDEGDLRAVPSTESGDGDSTVWIDLRRVLHEVDPAAEWRQSYAEAGRLIRAYFWDPRMSGIDWDGILDQYRPLVERVASPDEFADLLREVLGELGTSHAYVSPARRNEGPPHYQRRQGLLGANFVRRDDAWTIRRILPGDSSDSKARSPLAGTGIREGAALTHVDGRPVDPTTGPYPLLAGAGGTTVELTFAQPVSHHHPSEEGPPGPFDAEGEVRSRRVAVVPLLDERPLRYQDWVAKRREVVRELSGGHCGYLHIPDMGGSGWAQFNRDLRMEVSRPALIVDVRGNAGGHISELVVEKLTRTILGWDLTRNAQPVSYASSAPRGPVVALADEATSSDGDMITAAFKLLGLGPVVGLRTWGGVVGMTGRHQLGDGTVITVPMNAAWFDAYGWTIENRGVTPDLETLRTPLDWAEGRNTQLDAAVTLALDLLKTHPPADPPDYTNTPNRARPELPPRATS from the coding sequence CTGGACACCGGCTACCTCCGCTTCCCCCACCTCAGTGGCGACCGCCTCTGCTTCGTGGCCGAGGACGACCTGTGGCTGGCCCCCCTCGACGGCTCGGACCGCGCCTGGCGGCTCACCGTCGACCGTACGAAGGTCGCGGGACCGCGTTTCTCGCCCGACGGCCGGCACATCGCGTACACGAGCTGGCGCAGCATCCTCCCGGAGATCCATCTGACTCCGGTGGACGGCGGCGCCCCCGCCCGCCGGCTCACCCACTGGGCCAGCCCCGACACCGAGGTCCGCGGCTGGACGCCCCCCAACAAGAAGGGCCGCTCGGACATCCTGGCCGTCGCCTCCCACGGCGAGCCGTTCTCGTACTTCACCTGGGCCTACAAGGTCCGCACGGACGGCGACCCCGGCCGCAAGCTCCCCTGGGGCCCGGTCTCCGACATCCAGTCCGCCGAGATCGACGGCGAACGCCGCACCCTGCTCCTCACCGGCACGCCCCCGCACGAGCCGGCCTCCTGGAAGCGCTACCGGGGCGGCGCCACGGGCCGCCTCTGGCTGCACGGCGAGCGGCTGCTGGCCGGCCTCGACGGGCACCTGCACTCCCCGATGTTCGTCGGCGGCCGCATCGCCTTCCTCTCCGACCACGAGGGCGTCGGCAACCTCTACTCCTGCGCGTACGACGGCTCCGACCTGCGTCGCCACACCGACCACGATGCCTTCTACGCCCGGCACGCGGCGAGCGACGGCACCCGGGTGGTGTACCAGTGCGCGGGCGACCTGTGGATCGTCGACGACCTCGCCGCCGACGCCGTCCCGCGCCGCCTCGACGTACGGCTCGGCGGTGCGCTCACCGGGCGGCGGCCGTACCAGGTGCCGGCCGCCCAGCACGTCGACGGCATCTCCGTCGACGAGACGGGCCGGGCGAGCGCGGTCGTCGTACGCGGCAGCCTCTACTGGCTCACGCACCGCGACGGCCCCGCCCGGACCATCGCCGACACCCCCGGCGTACGCGTCCGGCTGCCCGAGATGCTCGGCTCCGGCGGCCAGGTGGCGTACGTGACGGACGTGGACGGCGAGGACGCGATCGAGATCGCCCACCTCCCCCGGACCACCGGCGACCGCGAACCCCGCCGTCTCGCCTCCGGCGGTCTGGGCCGCGTCCTGGAACTGGTGTCGGACCCACGCGGCGAACGCCTCGCCATCGCCGCCGACGACGGCCGCGTCCTGCTCCTCACGGTGTCCGACGGAGCGACCGCCACCTCGGGGACCGAGGAATCGACAGGGGACTCGACCGGGGACTCGGCCGAGGAATCGACAGGGGACTCGGCCGGAAACTCGGCCGGGGAGGTCACCGAACTCATCACCTCCCTCAACGGCCCCGTCCGCGACCTCGCCTTCTCCCCGGACGGCGCCTGGCTGACCTGGTCCCACCCGGGCATCGGCCGCACCCTCCGCCAGATCAAGATGGCCCGAATGAAGGACCGGATCGTCGTCGACGTCACCAACGGCCGCTTCGAGGACGAGAACCCGGTGTTCACGCGCGACGGCCGCTACCTCGCCTTCCTGTCCTGGCGCGGCTTCGACCCGGTGTACGACGTCCACACCGGCGACCTGTCCTTCCCGCTCGGCTGCCGCCCCTACCTGGTCCCGCTCTCCTCCGCCACGCCCTCCCCCTTCGCCCTGAACCCAGACGGCCGCCCGGTGGCCGGAGGCATGGACCCGACGGAGGACGAGAACACCGACGGGACGGTGACCGTCGAGACCGAGGGCCTGGAGAACCGCGTCACGCCCTTCCCCGTCACCGCCTCCAAGTACTCGGCGCTCCACCCGGTCGCCGGCGGCGGCCTCGTCTGGCTGCGCTGGCCCATCTCGGGCGCCCTCGGCGAGACCTTCGCCAACCCGGACGATCTGACGGGCCGCCCGACCCTCGAATACTTCAACATCAACAAGGCGAAGAAGTCCGAACTGGTCGAGCACCTGGACTGGTTCGCGGTCAGCGGCGACGGCTCACGGCTGGTCGTGGTGGACGAGGGCGACCTCCGGGCCGTCCCCTCCACCGAGTCCGGCGACGGCGACTCGACTGTCTGGATCGACCTGCGCCGCGTCCTGCACGAGGTCGATCCGGCGGCGGAGTGGCGCCAGTCGTACGCGGAGGCCGGCCGCCTCATCCGCGCGTACTTCTGGGACCCGAGGATGAGCGGCATCGACTGGGACGGGATCCTCGACCAGTACCGCCCCCTGGTCGAACGGGTCGCGTCCCCCGACGAGTTCGCGGATCTGCTGCGGGAGGTCCTGGGCGAGCTGGGCACGTCCCACGCCTACGTCTCCCCCGCGCGCCGCAACGAGGGCCCGCCCCACTACCAGCGCCGCCAGGGCCTCCTGGGTGCCAACTTCGTCCGCCGGGACGACGCCTGGACGATCCGCCGCATCCTGCCCGGCGACTCGTCCGACTCCAAGGCCCGCTCCCCACTGGCCGGCACGGGCATCAGGGAAGGCGCCGCGCTGACCCACGTCGACGGCCGCCCCGTCGACCCGACGACGGGCCCGTACCCCCTGCTGGCGGGCGCGGGCGGTACGACCGTCGAGCTGACCTTCGCCCAACCCGTCAGCCACCACCACCCTTCCGAGGAAGGCCCTCCGGGCCCCTTCGATGCCGAGGGCGAGGTCCGCTCCCGACGCGTGGCCGTGGTCCCCCTTCTCGACGAGCGACCCCTGCGCTACCAGGACTGGGTCGCCAAACGCCGCGAGGTCGTACGCGAGTTGAGCGGCGGCCACTGCGGCTACCTCCACATCCCGGACATGGGCGGCTCCGGCTGGGCACAGTTCAACCGTGACCTGCGTATGGAGGTCTCCCGGCCCGCCCTGATCGTCGACGTCCGCGGCAACGCGGGCGGCCACATCAGCGAACTGGTCGTGGAGAAACTGACCCGCACGATCCTGGGCTGGGACCTGACCCGCAACGCCCAGCCGGTGTCGTACGCGTCCAGCGCCCCGCGCGGCCCGGTGGTGGCCCTGGCGGACGAGGCGACCTCGTCCGACGGTGACATGATCACCGCCGCCTTCAAACTCCTCGGGCTCGGCCCCGTCGTCGGTCTGCGCACCTGGGGCGGTGTCGTCGGCATGACCGGCCGCCACCAACTCGGCGACGGCACCGTCATCACCGTCCCCATGAACGCCGCCTGGTTCGACGCGTACGGCTGGACCATCGAGAACCGGGGCGTCACCCCGGACCTGGAAACCCTCCGCACGCCCCTCGACTGGGCCGAGGGCCGCAACACCCAACTCGACGCGGCGGTGACCCTGGCCCTGGACCTCCTCAAGACCCACCCCCCGGCAGACCCCCCGGACTACACGAACACCCCGAACAGAGCCCGCCCCGAGCTGCCTCCCAGGGCCACCTCCTGA